The following proteins are co-located in the Fodinibius salicampi genome:
- a CDS encoding peroxiredoxin, which yields MIEEGSKINTDFTLDILQDGEEKTVPFSDLLDRPTIVSVYMRNNTSGCDKQNKSLADESDWFDQKGYNLVAISKDSCGSHKNYAEKLDINYILASDPDYKFAEATDSIVEKNMFGNKYEAPTRSAYVIDTDGTVQAIIEKVNTKDHASELKELISNL from the coding sequence ATGATTGAAGAAGGCAGCAAGATAAATACTGATTTTACTCTTGATATCCTACAAGATGGCGAAGAAAAAACCGTACCCTTTAGTGATTTACTAGATCGTCCGACTATTGTTTCGGTCTATATGCGCAATAATACGTCTGGATGTGATAAGCAAAATAAAAGTCTGGCAGATGAATCAGACTGGTTTGATCAGAAGGGGTACAATCTAGTTGCAATTAGCAAAGATAGCTGTGGATCGCATAAAAACTATGCTGAAAAGTTAGACATAAATTATATATTGGCCTCCGATCCGGATTATAAGTTTGCAGAAGCGACTGATTCCATTGTTGAAAAGAATATGTTCGGCAATAAATATGAGGCCCCTACTCGTTCTGCTTATGTCATTGATACCGATGGGACCGTACAAGCAATTATTGAAAAAGTAAATACTAAAGATCATGCTTCTGAGTTAAAAGAGCTGATCAGTAATTTGTAA
- a CDS encoding YbaB/EbfC family nucleoid-associated protein has product MNSNMADMFGKFSELQSKVEEAKQELAKLEVEAEAGGGMVKVRANGQRKILGIELDKDVIDPEDAEMLEDLVVAGVNKALDKAEEAAQEKMQNTYKDMMPGGGLPGMDLSKLGM; this is encoded by the coding sequence ATGAATAGCAATATGGCCGACATGTTCGGAAAGTTTTCCGAGCTGCAATCCAAAGTAGAAGAAGCGAAACAGGAACTAGCAAAACTCGAGGTAGAAGCCGAAGCTGGCGGTGGCATGGTAAAGGTAAGAGCAAACGGTCAGCGCAAAATTCTGGGTATTGAACTGGATAAAGATGTCATCGATCCGGAAGATGCCGAAATGCTCGAAGACCTGGTAGTAGCCGGTGTTAATAAAGCTCTCGACAAAGCCGAAGAAGCGGCCCAGGAAAAAATGCAGAACACCTATAAAGATATGATGCCGGGCGGCGGACTTCCAGGTATGGACCTGAGTAAGCTGGGAATGTAA
- a CDS encoding NUDIX hydrolase, translating to MSDKSFRFTIEPWSVVRENKEYKTPIFNLLHRKMRLESESEYNEGYFYVLEAPEWVNVLPITEDKKVVLVEQFRYGIEQPTLEIPGGMVDSGETPLEAIQRELAEETGYKSEQWENLGKVSANPAIMTNYTHLYLAQNCEFSGFRETESDIHERIKVHALLLEDFLSMVEEGTIHHSIMVAAVARYLLRERM from the coding sequence ATGAGTGATAAATCATTTCGCTTTACTATCGAACCGTGGTCAGTAGTCCGTGAAAATAAGGAATATAAAACACCAATTTTTAATCTTTTGCATAGAAAGATGCGACTGGAGTCGGAGTCAGAATATAACGAAGGATATTTTTATGTGCTTGAAGCTCCTGAATGGGTAAATGTGTTGCCTATAACGGAGGATAAAAAAGTAGTATTGGTTGAGCAATTCCGTTATGGAATTGAACAGCCTACGCTTGAAATTCCGGGAGGTATGGTAGACTCGGGAGAAACGCCTTTGGAGGCTATCCAGCGTGAATTGGCAGAAGAAACGGGTTATAAATCAGAACAATGGGAGAACTTGGGAAAGGTAAGTGCAAATCCGGCTATAATGACCAATTACACGCACTTATATTTAGCACAAAATTGTGAGTTTTCGGGGTTCCGGGAAACGGAAAGTGATATCCATGAACGCATTAAAGTGCATGCTCTACTACTTGAAGATTTTTTATCGATGGTGGAAGAGGGGACTATCCATCATAGTATTATGGTGGCCGCAGTAGCCCGGTATTTATTAAGGGAGCGGATGTAG
- the dnaX gene encoding DNA polymerase III subunit gamma/tau — protein sequence MSDNYRALTRTYRPTSFDDIVSQKHVSNTLKNAIKQNRLAHAYMFCGPRGVGKTTMARVLARTVNEIDQQIDGESLNQTLNVVEIDAASNNKVDDIRDLRERVRIPPQNGRYKVYIIDEVHMLSKSAFNALLKTLEEPPDHIIFIFATTEPHKVLPTILSRVQRFDFKRISIDEIVDRLRSVAKNEGIQIDDESLHVIAKKADGALRDALGLLDQAISFCGNDIQHEELLRALNVVSTERMFDFMNTVEQQDASKGLELINDLLQEGYDIQEYLVGLAEHIRNLYVAKSSAKMHLVEASPDTKKRYKQAAKSFSEDDLIRMLHMVSEAQYKIKEAQQPKIQFEITLLKLIHMERRKNLDTLVSELQQLKKKLSNQPAVTTDTDADTQTASSDLQQDSSTEKKEIKPDSNVSGSERPPQPPEPVIREETENRSEETNNADSPEAEIESETETVIATEIAGEETEATPNDDDFDQLFGRSSLNKEVSNASNGSGTPAREEQKTESSPKRAPKDISFDEVLDCWDPFIDDLRKEVPQMLYFQMQRLKPAKLENGDLLLHCNDDFAKQVVEENSRQLGQILGKQLNAFLNIKCKVKKRETTEEESMSPYERFKKLQERDPTIKTLVELFGAELDYNLNQ from the coding sequence ATGTCTGATAACTATCGCGCATTAACCCGTACATATCGTCCTACATCATTCGACGATATTGTATCACAGAAACACGTCAGCAATACGCTTAAAAATGCCATTAAACAAAACCGACTGGCCCATGCATACATGTTCTGCGGCCCGCGCGGGGTTGGTAAAACAACTATGGCCCGTGTTTTAGCCCGTACGGTAAATGAAATAGATCAACAGATCGACGGGGAATCGCTCAATCAGACGCTGAATGTTGTTGAAATTGATGCCGCCTCGAACAATAAGGTAGACGATATCAGGGACCTGCGTGAACGTGTACGCATCCCTCCACAAAATGGACGGTACAAAGTCTATATTATTGACGAGGTCCATATGCTCAGCAAATCGGCTTTTAACGCCTTGCTGAAAACACTGGAAGAGCCTCCAGATCACATTATTTTCATCTTCGCCACCACCGAACCGCACAAGGTACTGCCAACAATTCTCTCTCGCGTCCAGCGCTTTGACTTTAAGCGGATTAGCATTGATGAAATCGTGGACCGGCTGCGTTCCGTTGCCAAAAATGAAGGCATCCAAATTGATGATGAATCTCTTCATGTTATTGCTAAAAAAGCAGACGGAGCGTTGCGCGATGCCTTAGGACTATTGGACCAGGCGATCTCATTCTGTGGAAACGACATCCAGCATGAAGAGTTGCTCCGCGCTCTCAATGTAGTGAGTACAGAGCGTATGTTTGACTTTATGAATACGGTGGAGCAACAGGATGCCAGCAAGGGGCTGGAGCTCATTAACGACCTACTGCAGGAGGGATATGATATCCAGGAGTACTTGGTGGGACTCGCAGAGCATATCCGTAATCTATATGTAGCCAAAAGTTCGGCTAAAATGCATTTAGTCGAGGCCTCTCCTGATACAAAAAAAAGATATAAACAGGCCGCCAAATCCTTTTCCGAGGATGATCTCATCCGTATGCTCCACATGGTCAGTGAAGCACAGTACAAAATAAAGGAAGCCCAGCAACCAAAAATTCAATTTGAAATTACGCTTCTGAAATTAATTCACATGGAGCGGCGCAAGAATCTAGATACCCTTGTTTCTGAGCTGCAGCAGTTAAAAAAAAAGCTCAGTAACCAACCAGCGGTAACCACGGATACGGATGCCGACACCCAAACAGCATCCTCAGATTTACAGCAGGATAGCAGTACCGAAAAAAAGGAAATAAAGCCCGATTCAAATGTTTCTGGCTCAGAACGGCCGCCTCAACCACCGGAACCTGTTATTCGGGAAGAAACGGAAAATAGATCTGAAGAAACCAATAACGCGGATTCTCCTGAAGCAGAAATAGAATCCGAAACAGAAACAGTTATAGCCACCGAGATTGCCGGGGAAGAAACCGAAGCAACCCCAAATGACGATGACTTCGACCAGCTGTTTGGAAGATCCTCGCTAAATAAAGAAGTATCTAATGCATCCAACGGATCTGGTACGCCTGCAAGAGAAGAGCAAAAAACCGAATCTTCACCCAAACGCGCACCAAAAGATATTTCTTTTGATGAGGTATTAGACTGCTGGGATCCCTTTATTGACGATCTGCGCAAAGAGGTCCCTCAAATGCTTTATTTTCAAATGCAGCGACTGAAGCCAGCGAAACTTGAAAATGGGGACCTTCTACTCCATTGCAATGATGACTTTGCCAAGCAGGTGGTGGAAGAGAACAGTCGCCAGCTGGGTCAAATTCTAGGGAAACAACTCAATGCATTTTTAAACATAAAATGCAAAGTTAAGAAAAGAGAAACGACTGAGGAAGAGTCTATGAGTCCCTATGAACGATTCAAGAAGCTCCAGGAACGAGACCCGACCATTAAAACGCTTGTTGAACTTTTTGGCGCCGAACTCGATTACAACCTAAACCAATAG
- a CDS encoding M1 family metallopeptidase, protein MKIKVLSLTFVLFFSSLALYGQDKNYWQQEVEYQMEIDVDAENHQFTGSQTLTYHNNSPDTLQRVFYHLYFNAFQPNSMMDVRSRTIEDPDSRVRDRIQQLPEDEIGYHHINSLQQDGSDVEYTVDGTILEVNLNEPILPGESTVFSMDFDSQVPRQIRRSGWMNKEGVEFSMSQWYPKISEYDEDGWHPNPYVAREFHGVWGSFDVKIHIDSSYVMGATGHLQNPKEIGHGYTDTYERPDSEKIIWHWQADKVHDFVWGADPDFTHTTKQIPDGPTLHFLYQTDPVAENANSRQQRQLLENWKQLPEYAAQAFQFVSKNYGKYPYDKYSFIQGGDGGMEYPMATLITGNRSLRSLVGVSVHELIHAWYQGVLANNESRYPWIDEGFTSYVSAKTMNQLFNNGESDNPHRGSYRSYFNIVDAGMEEALDIHADHFETNRGYGVASYSKGAIFLHQLEYIIGKKALDRTMNRFFQEWKFKHPDGRDFLRIAEEESNMILDWYYQYFIETTKTIDYGITSVIADEGQTRITLERHNLMPMPIDLMVTYKDGSQELFYIPLRIMHNVKPQGETDVSRTIVEDWPWVNPTYTLTIDNAGSDIEHIEIEPSERMADIDRSNNTINLTEEED, encoded by the coding sequence ATGAAGATAAAAGTACTGTCATTAACATTCGTTCTGTTTTTCAGTTCTCTTGCTCTATATGGCCAAGATAAAAATTACTGGCAGCAAGAGGTTGAGTATCAAATGGAGATTGATGTAGATGCCGAAAACCATCAATTTACCGGCAGCCAGACCTTAACCTATCATAACAACTCACCGGATACCCTTCAGAGGGTATTTTACCACCTATACTTTAATGCCTTTCAGCCTAATAGCATGATGGATGTGCGTTCCCGGACCATTGAAGATCCTGATAGCCGTGTTCGCGACCGTATCCAACAGCTCCCGGAAGATGAAATAGGCTACCATCACATCAACAGTCTGCAACAAGATGGCAGCGATGTAGAGTATACCGTTGATGGGACCATCCTCGAAGTTAACCTTAATGAGCCTATTTTACCCGGCGAATCAACCGTGTTCAGCATGGATTTTGACAGCCAGGTTCCCCGGCAAATTCGCCGTTCGGGCTGGATGAACAAAGAAGGCGTAGAATTTTCTATGAGCCAGTGGTATCCTAAAATTTCAGAATATGATGAAGATGGCTGGCATCCCAATCCCTATGTAGCACGTGAATTCCATGGTGTCTGGGGCAGTTTTGATGTAAAAATCCATATTGATAGTTCTTATGTGATGGGCGCCACCGGTCACTTGCAGAATCCGAAAGAAATTGGCCATGGTTACACCGATACCTATGAACGACCGGATTCCGAAAAAATAATCTGGCACTGGCAGGCCGATAAGGTCCATGATTTCGTTTGGGGTGCCGATCCCGACTTTACGCATACGACCAAACAGATTCCCGACGGACCGACCCTCCACTTTTTGTACCAAACTGATCCCGTTGCCGAAAATGCAAATAGCCGCCAGCAGAGACAGCTACTCGAAAACTGGAAACAGTTGCCCGAATATGCCGCCCAAGCCTTTCAGTTTGTAAGCAAAAATTACGGCAAGTATCCCTATGATAAATACTCCTTTATCCAGGGAGGCGATGGAGGAATGGAATATCCCATGGCAACCCTGATTACCGGCAATCGCTCGCTGCGCAGCCTCGTGGGAGTCAGTGTCCATGAGCTTATTCACGCCTGGTACCAAGGGGTACTTGCAAATAATGAAAGCCGGTATCCTTGGATTGATGAAGGTTTTACCTCTTACGTATCGGCAAAAACAATGAATCAGCTTTTTAATAATGGAGAGAGCGATAATCCACACAGAGGGTCCTATCGTTCCTATTTTAATATCGTAGATGCCGGCATGGAAGAAGCACTGGATATCCATGCGGATCATTTTGAAACCAATCGAGGGTATGGGGTAGCCTCTTATTCCAAAGGAGCAATTTTCCTTCATCAGCTGGAATATATTATTGGGAAGAAAGCGCTCGACCGTACCATGAATCGTTTTTTTCAGGAATGGAAATTCAAACATCCCGACGGACGTGATTTTCTCCGTATCGCAGAAGAAGAATCAAATATGATCCTTGACTGGTACTACCAGTATTTCATCGAAACAACCAAAACCATCGATTATGGAATTACTTCTGTAATTGCGGATGAAGGACAAACCCGAATAACACTTGAAAGGCATAATCTTATGCCCATGCCTATCGATCTTATGGTAACATATAAAGATGGGAGCCAGGAACTGTTTTATATCCCATTACGAATAATGCACAATGTTAAGCCCCAAGGGGAGACCGATGTTAGCCGCACCATTGTAGAAGACTGGCCCTGGGTTAATCCTACTTATACGCTAACCATTGATAATGCAGGCAGTGATATAGAGCATATAGAGATAGAACCCTCCGAGCGCATGGCCGATATTGATCGTAGCAACAATACTATTAATCTGACAGAGGAAGAAGATTAA
- the topA gene encoding type I DNA topoisomerase, whose amino-acid sequence MKSLVIVESPTKIKTLKKYLPAEYVIDSSMGHIRDLPANAKEVPKKFKGEEWANLGVNTEKDFEPIYVIPRGKKKVIKRLKKELKNSDELILATDEDREGEAISWHLTELLKPDVPVKRMVFREITEEAIKEALNHFRDIDMNLVNAQEARRIIDRLAGYTISPLLWKKIAPGLSAGRVQSVAVRFMVERERERMKFRSARYWDLKAQLHKENDEYIFDADLTHLDGKRLASGKDFDEHTGKLKKPKKVVLLDDKSASELRDNLDKAEWKVSEVKKNRKKRNPSPAFITSTLQQEANRKLNFSAKRTMGVAQKLYENGYITYMRTDSARLSGQAINAARNAVKDEYGEEYLFDRPRNYGGQKAAQEAHEAIRPAGSYFRKPEEAGLRGDQFKLYDLIWKRTIATQMAKAELEFTNVTIEAKANGKVAEFRTSGKRIVFPGFFRAYVEGSDDPDAALENQEKFLPELKEGEEVVEEGIEPISHETKPPARYTEATLVKELEKRGVGRPSTYASIISTVQNRGYVEAEGKTLVPTFTAFAVTELLEKNLHDLVDSDFTSEMEAKLDKIARGELNTNDYLSEYYKGEKGLKAKVDEQEDEIDPKEARHLDLPLENLNGIKVFVGRYGPYIKKEMNGEELSTSIPDSWKPSDITVEKLEELIKAEQEGPKSIGEHPETGDPIFVLNGRYGPYVQLGEVTEDNKKPERASLLKGMKPGEVDVDLALRLLELPRPLGKHPETDKVVRAGVGRYGPFVVHDGTFASLKKSDSVLDVELDRALELLEQKKNKSSRKSNVIKELGDHPEEGKKVRVMTGRYGPYIKFGKTNISLPDDFDPEDVTMDIAMQLIAEKAK is encoded by the coding sequence ATGAAGTCTCTTGTAATTGTAGAGTCACCTACAAAAATAAAAACGTTAAAGAAATATCTTCCTGCCGAATATGTAATAGATTCGTCAATGGGACATATACGGGATCTTCCGGCTAACGCTAAGGAGGTACCCAAAAAGTTTAAGGGTGAAGAATGGGCAAATCTGGGCGTGAATACAGAAAAAGATTTTGAGCCTATTTATGTAATCCCCCGGGGTAAGAAAAAAGTGATAAAGCGTCTTAAAAAGGAATTAAAGAATTCGGATGAGCTGATCCTTGCTACGGATGAAGACCGCGAGGGAGAAGCTATATCCTGGCATTTAACGGAGCTTCTGAAGCCTGATGTGCCGGTTAAGCGAATGGTCTTTCGTGAGATAACAGAAGAAGCTATTAAAGAGGCACTCAACCATTTCCGGGATATCGATATGAATCTGGTAAACGCCCAGGAAGCCCGTCGCATCATAGATCGGCTTGCGGGTTATACCATCTCCCCGCTGTTATGGAAAAAGATTGCTCCCGGCTTGTCGGCGGGACGTGTACAGTCGGTAGCGGTACGGTTCATGGTTGAGCGCGAGCGTGAGCGGATGAAGTTCCGTTCGGCCCGGTACTGGGATTTGAAAGCCCAGCTTCACAAAGAAAATGACGAATATATTTTTGATGCGGATCTGACGCATTTGGATGGAAAGCGTCTGGCTTCCGGCAAAGATTTTGATGAACATACCGGAAAGCTCAAGAAGCCCAAAAAGGTTGTTTTACTTGATGACAAATCAGCCTCTGAGCTGCGCGATAATCTGGATAAGGCTGAATGGAAGGTTTCTGAGGTTAAGAAAAATCGTAAGAAGCGCAATCCTTCCCCGGCTTTTATTACTTCGACGCTTCAACAGGAGGCCAACCGTAAGCTGAATTTCTCGGCTAAGCGAACCATGGGTGTAGCTCAAAAGCTTTACGAAAATGGTTATATAACGTACATGCGTACCGATTCCGCCCGGTTATCGGGACAGGCCATTAATGCGGCGCGCAATGCGGTTAAGGATGAGTACGGAGAAGAATATCTGTTTGATCGACCGCGTAATTATGGCGGACAAAAAGCAGCACAGGAAGCCCACGAAGCAATTCGTCCGGCCGGTAGCTATTTCAGGAAGCCCGAAGAAGCGGGACTTCGCGGAGATCAATTTAAGCTTTACGATTTGATCTGGAAGCGAACGATTGCAACCCAGATGGCTAAGGCTGAGCTTGAATTTACCAATGTTACCATTGAAGCAAAAGCAAACGGTAAGGTAGCTGAGTTTAGAACTAGTGGTAAGAGAATCGTTTTCCCGGGCTTCTTCCGAGCTTATGTGGAAGGGAGTGATGATCCTGATGCGGCTCTGGAGAACCAAGAGAAGTTTCTGCCCGAACTTAAAGAAGGAGAGGAAGTCGTTGAGGAGGGAATTGAGCCGATATCTCATGAAACGAAGCCACCAGCCCGTTATACGGAGGCTACGCTTGTTAAAGAGCTTGAAAAGCGTGGGGTGGGACGTCCAAGTACTTATGCGTCAATTATAAGTACGGTCCAGAACCGGGGCTATGTAGAAGCCGAGGGCAAAACACTTGTTCCTACCTTTACAGCCTTTGCGGTTACTGAGTTGCTGGAGAAAAACCTGCATGATTTGGTAGATAGTGATTTTACGTCTGAGATGGAGGCAAAGTTAGATAAAATCGCAAGGGGTGAACTCAATACCAATGATTATCTAAGTGAATACTATAAGGGAGAAAAAGGATTAAAAGCAAAGGTTGATGAGCAGGAAGATGAAATAGATCCCAAAGAAGCCCGCCATCTTGATCTCCCTTTAGAAAACTTGAATGGCATTAAAGTATTTGTTGGTCGTTATGGACCTTATATCAAAAAAGAGATGAATGGCGAGGAGCTAAGTACTTCTATTCCTGACAGCTGGAAGCCAAGCGATATTACCGTTGAAAAGCTCGAGGAATTAATTAAGGCTGAACAAGAAGGTCCAAAATCCATTGGGGAACACCCGGAAACGGGAGACCCTATTTTTGTGCTTAATGGCCGCTATGGACCCTATGTACAGTTGGGTGAAGTTACCGAGGATAATAAAAAGCCCGAACGTGCGTCGCTTCTGAAAGGGATGAAACCCGGAGAAGTCGATGTTGATCTTGCTCTTCGTTTGTTGGAGTTACCGCGTCCACTTGGAAAACATCCTGAAACGGATAAGGTAGTGAGGGCTGGCGTGGGGCGATATGGTCCCTTTGTAGTACATGACGGTACGTTTGCTTCGCTTAAAAAAAGTGATAGTGTACTGGATGTGGAACTGGATCGGGCGCTGGAACTTTTGGAGCAGAAGAAAAACAAATCTTCCCGTAAAAGTAATGTTATTAAAGAGTTGGGAGATCATCCGGAAGAAGGGAAAAAGGTGCGCGTTATGACTGGCCGGTACGGACCTTATATAAAGTTTGGAAAGACAAATATAAGCTTGCCCGATGATTTTGATCCCGAAGATGTAACTATGGATATTGCGATGCAGCTGATCGCTGAAAAGGCCAAGTGA
- a CDS encoding MBL fold metallo-hydrolase, whose translation MFWFPIAIIGTLGLALFIVETIIAAPPYIENKSDHFDGKKFINPEGLNEHSYFDVLKWWFSGNDKGTWHKLSKKDVPPGPKPAPTVDDEEVHITFINHASFLIQVNGQNILTDPIWSRRASPFQWIGPKRMRPPGLNFEDLPPIDTVLISHNHYDHLDIQTVLDLNEAHKPTFVVPLGVDQLLHEHKIQDTIHMDWWDRQQLGEELSISAVPARHFSARGLFDRNKTLWCGYIIHAKPGNIYFAGDTGYGEFFKEIRRRYGSIFTSLIPIGAYKPRWFMESIHLSPKEAIQVHQDLQSEQSFAMHFGTFPLADDGMFEATNELKKELRGKPILKQKFRIPIEGKRQILTPEKTAKYFS comes from the coding sequence ATGTTCTGGTTTCCTATAGCAATAATTGGCACGCTCGGTCTGGCTTTATTTATTGTTGAAACTATTATTGCTGCTCCTCCCTATATTGAAAATAAATCTGATCATTTTGACGGGAAAAAATTTATTAATCCCGAAGGATTAAATGAACACAGCTATTTTGATGTGCTAAAATGGTGGTTTTCAGGTAATGATAAAGGAACCTGGCACAAGCTGAGCAAAAAGGATGTACCGCCCGGCCCCAAGCCCGCTCCAACAGTAGACGATGAAGAAGTTCATATTACCTTTATAAATCACGCTTCTTTTCTAATCCAAGTTAACGGACAAAATATTCTTACAGATCCCATTTGGAGCCGCCGGGCCAGCCCCTTTCAATGGATTGGCCCCAAACGAATGCGTCCACCGGGACTTAATTTCGAGGATTTGCCCCCAATAGACACAGTGCTTATCAGCCATAACCATTACGACCACCTGGATATACAGACCGTTTTAGATCTTAATGAGGCTCATAAACCTACATTTGTGGTTCCGCTTGGTGTCGATCAACTATTGCATGAGCATAAAATCCAAGACACTATCCATATGGACTGGTGGGACCGTCAACAACTAGGAGAAGAGTTGTCTATTTCAGCGGTTCCGGCACGGCACTTTTCTGCACGAGGTTTGTTTGATCGCAACAAAACGCTTTGGTGTGGATACATTATCCACGCCAAGCCCGGGAATATCTACTTTGCCGGCGATACCGGATATGGAGAATTCTTTAAAGAAATCAGGCGCCGGTATGGTTCGATATTTACCTCTCTAATTCCGATTGGTGCTTATAAACCCCGGTGGTTTATGGAATCTATCCATCTTTCACCTAAAGAAGCGATACAGGTGCATCAGGATCTCCAGTCCGAACAAAGCTTTGCCATGCACTTCGGTACGTTCCCCCTGGCAGACGATGGCATGTTTGAGGCCACAAATGAGCTTAAAAAAGAACTTCGGGGAAAACCTATCCTAAAACAAAAATTTCGTATTCCTATTGAAGGAAAACGACAAATTCTTACCCCCGAAAAAACAGCCAAATATTTTTCCTGA
- the recR gene encoding recombination mediator RecR yields the protein MDGTSEILEQAIEQLAKLPGTGRKSARRIALYLLKQNEDDVMKLANALISLKKSITRCSTCGVISDGDPCSICENAKRHTGQICVVEESQDVFLIEKTNEFRGRYHVLGGVISPLDNIGPDDVRINQLMQRVNDENEQLEEVILALNPDSEGEATSYYINKLLKPYEKIKVTRIAYGIPMGTELEFIDEATLGRAFASRNTF from the coding sequence ATGGACGGAACTTCGGAAATACTTGAACAGGCTATAGAGCAGCTTGCCAAACTCCCGGGCACGGGGCGTAAATCAGCGCGACGCATTGCCCTTTACCTGCTGAAACAGAATGAGGACGATGTTATGAAGCTGGCCAACGCTTTAATCAGCCTCAAAAAATCAATAACCCGCTGTTCTACCTGTGGTGTTATTAGTGATGGCGACCCCTGTTCAATTTGCGAAAATGCAAAGCGCCATACTGGGCAAATATGCGTTGTTGAAGAATCACAGGATGTTTTTCTGATTGAAAAAACCAACGAATTCCGAGGACGTTATCACGTACTCGGCGGCGTCATCTCCCCACTAGATAACATCGGTCCCGATGATGTGCGTATCAATCAGCTAATGCAGCGCGTCAATGACGAGAATGAACAGTTAGAGGAAGTAATCCTGGCGCTCAATCCTGATTCGGAAGGCGAAGCTACCTCTTACTATATCAATAAATTATTAAAGCCTTACGAAAAGATAAAGGTTACTCGTATTGCCTATGGGATACCGATGGGTACCGAGCTCGAATTTATTGATGAAGCCACTCTTGGGCGTGCATTTGCCAGCCGCAACACTTTTTAA
- a CDS encoding GIY-YIG nuclease family protein: MPYYVYIKTNPHRTTLYIGMTNDLGKRLNDHYRHRGDWQTFAGRYYCYKLIYYEAYRTAYEVIKREKIKKVAS, encoded by the coding sequence ATGCCATATTACGTTTACATTAAGACCAATCCCCATAGAACAACGCTATATATTGGAATGACGAATGATCTTGGTAAACGTCTCAATGATCATTATAGACATAGAGGTGATTGGCAAACTTTTGCTGGTCGTTACTATTGCTACAAACTTATTTACTATGAAGCCTATAGAACAGCTTATGAGGTGATAAAACGGGAAAAAATTAAAAAAGTGGCGTCGTGA